From Hallerella porci, a single genomic window includes:
- a CDS encoding OmpA family protein, which yields MLFSGYASAKAINVPGDYDKIADALGNADAGDTIFVKRGTYNENITLIMGVVLKGEDPLTTIIDGGRRGPTVMGTSGAEMSHFTIRNGIEGILCENAAPYIHHCYVMDNKATGIAAFISLPNLRNNVVYGNRWSGILAWGAKSLDAYVEQNVVLRNGYSGLALKGPTNLVARNNIFMENHYYGVYADPAAGQTKIEYNNIYKNYYPFNRFIKVNRTNVSLDPKFINPSLSKPNFYCNSKSPMLKRGKGKLDIGLLAHDVAPEKEEEVNETRNPDTDGDGLCDPWVSEEGVSEKYSAVCSGIDQCPEDAEDVDGFQDDDGCPDPDNDRDGICDPWVEASGLLDKYAHTCKGADACPDNPESLNGYKDDDGCPDEVPVPPKKVFILEGVNFESGKATITKDSDVSLRKVVDIMEAFPEITFEIVGHTDNVGNPAKNKKLSAERAEAVKAFLVENGIAENRMVTSGAGDTKPKASNKTPEGRAQNRRIEFTRTDIK from the coding sequence ATGCTCTTTTCGGGATACGCTTCGGCAAAAGCTATCAATGTGCCGGGCGATTACGATAAGATCGCTGACGCTCTCGGCAATGCAGACGCAGGCGATACCATTTTCGTCAAGCGCGGAACTTACAACGAAAACATTACCCTCATCATGGGTGTTGTTCTCAAGGGCGAAGACCCTTTAACAACGATCATTGATGGCGGTCGCCGCGGACCTACCGTGATGGGTACTTCCGGAGCAGAAATGTCCCACTTTACCATCCGCAATGGTATCGAAGGCATTCTTTGCGAAAACGCAGCCCCGTACATTCACCACTGCTATGTGATGGATAACAAGGCTACCGGTATTGCCGCATTCATTTCGCTTCCCAATCTTCGCAATAACGTCGTGTACGGCAACCGCTGGTCCGGCATTCTCGCTTGGGGCGCTAAGTCTCTCGACGCATATGTCGAACAGAATGTCGTCCTCCGCAACGGTTATTCGGGACTTGCTTTGAAGGGTCCGACGAACCTCGTCGCACGCAATAACATCTTCATGGAAAACCACTACTACGGTGTTTATGCAGACCCCGCAGCCGGTCAGACGAAGATTGAATACAACAATATTTACAAGAACTACTATCCGTTCAACCGCTTCATTAAGGTGAACCGCACCAACGTTTCGTTGGATCCGAAGTTCATCAATCCGTCGCTCAGCAAGCCGAACTTCTACTGCAACTCCAAGTCTCCAATGCTCAAACGCGGTAAGGGCAAATTGGATATCGGTCTTCTCGCTCACGACGTCGCTCCCGAAAAGGAAGAAGAAGTGAACGAAACTCGTAATCCGGATACCGATGGCGATGGCCTTTGCGATCCGTGGGTTTCCGAAGAAGGCGTTTCTGAAAAGTATTCTGCTGTTTGCTCTGGCATTGACCAGTGCCCGGAAGACGCCGAAGATGTGGATGGCTTCCAAGACGATGATGGCTGCCCTGATCCGGATAACGATCGCGATGGTATCTGCGATCCGTGGGTCGAAGCTAGCGGTCTTCTCGACAAGTATGCCCACACCTGTAAGGGTGCAGATGCTTGCCCGGATAATCCAGAATCCTTGAATGGTTACAAAGATGACGATGGCTGCCCGGACGAAGTCCCGGTTCCGCCGAAGAAAGTCTTCATCTTGGAAGGTGTGAACTTTGAATCCGGTAAGGCTACTATCACGAAGGATTCCGATGTTTCTCTCCGCAAGGTTGTAGACATCATGGAAGCATTCCCGGAAATCACATTTGAAATTGTCGGCCATACCGATAACGTTGGTAATCCTGCCAAGAACAAGAAGCTTTCTGCAGAACGCGCTGAAGCGGTGAAGGCATTCTTGGTCGAAAACGGAATTGCAGAAAATCGTATGGTGACAAGCGGTGCTGGTGACACCAAGCCGAAGGCTTCGAACAAGACTCCGGAAGGTCGTGCACAGAACCGTCGTATTGAATTTACTCGTACGGATATCAAGTAA
- a CDS encoding ExbD/TolR family protein → MGLFTILIPMLLSMTSFQKLAVVEVNLPERSMMQMDDQTPPPPDEQALNLSLAITDEYLVIGARGGFQPNVYFKEFWVFRCKSDAQLISYAADDVKSLIKSGSAPKCKDGTEMDKEKYTYLIEKIELAMLEKTSEEDAGRLIWGVYTSQEEAQPDSVLVDGNNNFLALVGEGDGGVSAPAALKKPGAGVGVATLAQNSARKLKPEDAAKLIVHPLSAYDEIAKQLIAIHTAFIDLEDVDNIIIVANDDVQFDKIIALMDRAKSAGFVKVNLAKLGG, encoded by the coding sequence ATGGGCTTGTTTACAATTCTGATTCCGATGCTGCTCTCCATGACGTCATTCCAGAAGTTGGCTGTCGTCGAAGTCAATCTGCCTGAACGCAGTATGATGCAGATGGATGACCAAACGCCTCCACCTCCGGATGAGCAAGCATTGAATCTGTCCTTGGCCATTACTGATGAGTATCTCGTTATCGGTGCTCGCGGCGGTTTCCAACCCAACGTTTACTTCAAGGAATTTTGGGTATTCCGTTGCAAATCCGATGCGCAGCTCATTTCGTATGCTGCTGACGATGTCAAGTCTTTGATTAAGTCAGGTTCTGCTCCGAAATGCAAAGACGGAACAGAAATGGACAAAGAAAAGTACACCTATTTGATTGAAAAAATCGAATTGGCGATGCTTGAAAAGACTTCGGAAGAAGACGCTGGCCGCTTAATTTGGGGCGTCTATACTTCCCAGGAAGAAGCTCAGCCGGATAGCGTTCTCGTGGATGGCAATAACAACTTCCTTGCTCTCGTGGGTGAAGGTGACGGTGGCGTTTCCGCTCCGGCAGCCCTCAAGAAACCGGGTGCAGGTGTTGGCGTTGCAACTCTCGCGCAGAACTCGGCTCGTAAGCTCAAACCTGAAGATGCTGCAAAGTTGATTGTTCATCCGCTTTCTGCGTATGATGAAATCGCGAAGCAGTTGATTGCGATTCATACCGCCTTTATCGACTTGGAAGATGTGGACAACATCATTATCGTGGCAAACGATGATGTTCAATTCGATAAGATCATTGCTTTGATGGACCGTGCGAAATCCGCCGGATTTGTCAAGGTTAACCTTGCTAAACTGGGAGGCTGA
- a CDS encoding tetratricopeptide repeat protein has translation MTRFSFIKTTAVGLICTSAAFASPSYSPHKYQQNDWFGEFGSNNTSMYVNPAGIAETDQIELSIGYFSTISGEASQEYGSVTIPFGYDHTLGVSFFENGADVDGGSSYVENAYMIGYAYRIMHCLALGVDLSILQINQFDANKQLTLGADVGISWNPISNSRFGSLTIGVAFQNAIAPAISTEEDNSSYHFVFMGADESYKVPSNLNFSFFYRGFNRMLEAKAEISVIDVLHESDEGGDGANVETSFTVTYYLSSHLGVRLRFTKEGYPVLGATVNVKDVTIFRYLALDLEMSHDDIVEKKNRGFIWAVKLTSRFGNTREENIGEDRYRRLKIEPENDYRAAMRLYLNRQFLEAAYAFGKVQTKYPAFHLVDQAAFYKGKSFENMRMHKAAKAVYEDAIKRYPQSDQRAKYHFQLMNIDYKEGKYNDAMVKYQYIVQHYSESDVKADADYIAGQIKFEQGLYQESIDLLSAILPGNANYFYARFTMGIANSRMGKWDEAENCFRDIIDQPASNQSEMDLQDAAKVKLGHIYFSGENPNIAEAAALYGQVKPGSPVYDEAMLALGWSFLKVNKPDEAIKYAQWIIKNMPDSFLLSEAYLVEGYCYYMKKDFDNAEKSLSNAEKLTEQPVVSMAARDSARKAYEDNEAHFDSVQDKALDLSRQLPTPRVQMKRDQLRPDFDKANEAIDDYAKFMQRSQQSDRFESNRKRVLEDAGFTLATVKTKKAESGGGAGGANAQELQQLEDLEDLE, from the coding sequence ATGACACGCTTTAGCTTCATCAAAACAACAGCCGTCGGGCTTATCTGCACGAGTGCAGCATTTGCTTCTCCCTCGTACTCCCCGCACAAGTACCAGCAAAATGACTGGTTCGGCGAATTTGGCAGCAACAACACGTCGATGTACGTGAACCCAGCTGGAATTGCAGAAACGGATCAGATCGAACTTTCTATTGGCTACTTCAGCACCATCAGTGGTGAAGCTTCCCAAGAATACGGCTCTGTAACGATTCCGTTTGGTTACGATCACACGTTAGGCGTCTCTTTCTTCGAAAACGGTGCTGATGTGGATGGCGGTTCTTCCTATGTGGAAAACGCCTACATGATCGGTTATGCTTACCGCATTATGCACTGCTTGGCTTTGGGCGTCGATCTCTCGATTCTCCAAATCAACCAGTTTGATGCAAATAAGCAGCTGACTCTCGGTGCTGATGTGGGCATTAGCTGGAACCCGATTTCGAACTCTCGTTTCGGTAGTTTGACAATCGGCGTTGCTTTCCAGAATGCGATTGCTCCGGCAATTAGCACGGAAGAAGACAACTCATCTTATCACTTTGTATTCATGGGTGCTGACGAATCTTATAAGGTTCCGAGCAACTTGAACTTCTCGTTCTTCTATCGCGGCTTCAACCGTATGTTAGAAGCGAAGGCCGAAATCTCGGTCATTGACGTTCTCCATGAAAGCGATGAAGGTGGCGACGGCGCAAATGTCGAAACTAGCTTCACGGTGACTTACTACTTGAGCTCTCACTTGGGCGTTCGCCTTCGCTTCACGAAGGAAGGTTACCCGGTGCTCGGTGCTACTGTGAACGTGAAAGATGTCACCATCTTCCGTTACTTGGCTTTGGATCTTGAAATGTCTCACGATGACATCGTCGAAAAGAAGAACCGCGGCTTTATTTGGGCTGTGAAACTCACTTCTCGTTTCGGCAATACTCGTGAAGAAAACATCGGCGAAGATCGTTATCGTCGTTTGAAAATCGAACCGGAAAACGATTATCGTGCAGCAATGCGTCTTTATTTGAACCGTCAATTCTTGGAAGCAGCTTATGCTTTCGGTAAGGTTCAAACAAAGTATCCGGCATTCCACTTGGTGGACCAGGCAGCATTCTACAAAGGCAAGTCTTTTGAAAATATGCGCATGCACAAGGCTGCAAAGGCTGTGTATGAAGACGCTATCAAGCGTTATCCGCAGAGTGACCAACGCGCAAAGTACCACTTCCAGTTGATGAACATCGACTATAAGGAAGGCAAGTACAACGATGCAATGGTGAAGTATCAATACATTGTTCAACATTACAGTGAAAGCGATGTGAAGGCTGACGCCGACTATATCGCTGGTCAGATTAAGTTTGAACAAGGTCTTTATCAAGAATCCATCGACCTTCTCTCGGCAATTCTTCCGGGTAATGCGAACTACTTCTACGCTCGCTTCACCATGGGTATTGCAAATAGCCGTATGGGCAAATGGGACGAAGCGGAAAACTGCTTCCGTGACATCATCGATCAGCCGGCATCAAACCAATCCGAAATGGATTTGCAAGACGCTGCAAAGGTGAAACTCGGCCACATTTACTTCTCGGGTGAAAATCCGAACATTGCAGAAGCTGCAGCTCTCTATGGTCAAGTGAAGCCGGGTTCTCCGGTCTATGACGAAGCGATGCTCGCTCTTGGTTGGTCCTTCCTCAAGGTGAACAAACCGGATGAAGCCATCAAGTATGCACAATGGATTATCAAGAATATGCCGGATTCCTTCTTGCTCTCGGAAGCATACCTCGTTGAAGGTTACTGCTACTACATGAAGAAGGACTTTGACAATGCTGAAAAGTCTTTGAGCAATGCTGAAAAGCTCACAGAACAGCCGGTTGTTTCGATGGCAGCTCGCGACAGCGCTCGCAAGGCTTACGAAGACAACGAAGCTCACTTCGACAGCGTTCAGGATAAGGCTCTTGACCTTTCTCGTCAGCTCCCGACTCCGCGTGTTCAGATGAAGCGTGATCAGCTCCGTCCGGACTTCGACAAGGCGAACGAAGCGATTGACGATTATGCAAAGTTCATGCAGCGTTCTCAACAGAGCGACCGTTTTGAATCGAACCGCAAGCGTGTTCTCGAAGACGCAGGCTTCACCTTGGCTACTGTGAAGACCAAGAAGGCTGAAAGCGGTGGCGGAGCTGGCGGTGCTAACGCTCAAGAACTCCAGCAGTTGGAAGATTTGGAAGATTTGGAATAA
- a CDS encoding MotA/TolQ/ExbB proton channel family protein, producing MSKMLQSFNPSSDGWQFMWIILVVGLIGLGFSVERILYIIVKSAKGRAKFLNQFGQLISAKQYDQALSLAQKSKLPIARVVAAIVSNHDAGREAMQNASDAVFLTEAPRLTRYVSIISVMASISTLLGLMGTIYGLIFTFDAVANKPAAERPKALADGIAIAMGTTLLGLICAVPLLVIVGILNMNSERLIQEMEEKGLKIINALS from the coding sequence ATGTCTAAAATGCTTCAATCTTTCAACCCGTCCTCTGATGGTTGGCAGTTCATGTGGATCATTCTCGTGGTCGGTCTGATTGGTCTCGGCTTCTCGGTTGAACGTATCCTCTACATCATCGTGAAGAGCGCAAAAGGCCGTGCTAAATTCTTGAATCAATTTGGCCAGCTCATCAGCGCTAAGCAGTATGATCAGGCTTTGAGCTTGGCTCAAAAGTCCAAACTCCCGATCGCACGCGTTGTTGCTGCAATCGTGAGCAACCATGACGCTGGTCGTGAAGCAATGCAGAACGCTTCGGATGCAGTCTTCCTTACCGAAGCTCCGCGTCTTACTCGTTACGTTTCGATCATTTCCGTGATGGCTTCTATCTCCACCCTTCTCGGACTGATGGGTACGATTTATGGTCTGATCTTCACATTCGATGCTGTGGCTAACAAACCGGCTGCAGAACGTCCGAAGGCTCTTGCTGATGGTATTGCTATCGCTATGGGTACTACCCTCCTCGGCCTTATCTGCGCAGTTCCTCTGCTCGTTATCGTCGGTATCCTGAACATGAACAGCGAACGTTTGATTCAGGAAATGGAAGAAAAAGGTCTCAAGATCATCAACGCCCTGTCGTAA
- a CDS encoding biopolymer transporter ExbD, with translation MARKMRKYSEDVPFSLTSMMDMMTIILVFLIKNMDAEGQLITQAENLILPISTSKVQPKEVSLSVVVDAGYVVVDNQKIIPTPDVMAQEDLLIAKVDSVLKERRATERDHALRAGLPADEAGNIIIQIDKNIPYDVMYKVMATCGFSGYTNISFAVMMKNGGEE, from the coding sequence ATGGCACGTAAAATGCGCAAATATAGCGAAGACGTCCCGTTCTCCCTGACCTCGATGATGGACATGATGACCATCATTCTGGTGTTCCTTATCAAGAACATGGACGCAGAAGGTCAGTTGATTACCCAGGCCGAAAACTTGATCTTGCCGATTTCCACTTCGAAAGTGCAGCCGAAAGAAGTTTCGCTGTCTGTGGTGGTTGACGCAGGTTATGTGGTGGTCGATAATCAAAAGATCATCCCGACGCCGGACGTGATGGCTCAAGAAGACCTCTTGATTGCCAAAGTGGACTCGGTGCTTAAGGAACGTCGTGCAACGGAACGTGATCACGCTTTGAGAGCTGGGCTTCCGGCTGATGAAGCGGGTAACATCATTATCCAGATCGACAAGAATATCCCTTACGACGTCATGTACAAGGTGATGGCAACGTGCGGCTTCTCGGGCTACACAAACATCTCCTTCGCAGTGATGATGAAGAACGGCGGGGAGGAATAA
- a CDS encoding AgmX/PglI C-terminal domain-containing protein, translated as MAEKTVKQKKAVDPFVASLMPESDKRFAGVAVISIIVAISFSLWASMYEAVVDDVIFEETGTEELTTTMKIEDKKEEKKEEKKKEEPKKPRKKAGGGGKPRGKGQPNAPQTRGVLKLLTAQTTKSNYAAYDLMKDQKFSKDINKVLKDVAGLQTTGKTVLGGRRGKADGGFNEGYAEGGSGGIGDGLGGLLGGGGGGIATKARGTIKTPSARDIDMGAGGGSRSAADIMKVVRQRTPGLRHIYNKFLKKQPGFAGKVTLRFTIAPGGDIISISIASSTTGFGEFDNAVKNTVKRWTFSKVKSGNTTVTIPFTFSE; from the coding sequence ATGGCAGAAAAGACTGTAAAACAGAAGAAGGCAGTGGATCCTTTCGTAGCTTCCTTGATGCCGGAATCCGACAAACGCTTTGCGGGTGTTGCTGTCATTTCCATCATCGTCGCTATCTCGTTCTCTCTCTGGGCTTCTATGTATGAAGCTGTCGTGGACGACGTCATCTTCGAAGAAACTGGAACCGAAGAATTGACGACGACCATGAAGATCGAAGACAAGAAGGAAGAGAAGAAGGAAGAAAAGAAGAAAGAAGAACCGAAGAAGCCTCGTAAGAAGGCTGGTGGTGGCGGAAAACCGCGCGGAAAGGGTCAGCCGAATGCTCCTCAGACCCGTGGCGTTTTGAAGCTTCTCACCGCTCAGACGACGAAGTCTAACTATGCAGCTTATGATTTGATGAAGGACCAAAAGTTCTCCAAAGACATCAATAAGGTGCTGAAGGATGTCGCAGGTCTTCAGACAACGGGAAAAACCGTTCTCGGTGGACGTCGCGGCAAGGCTGATGGCGGCTTCAACGAAGGTTACGCAGAAGGTGGTTCCGGTGGTATCGGTGACGGCCTCGGCGGACTTCTCGGCGGTGGCGGCGGTGGCATTGCTACCAAGGCTCGTGGAACGATTAAGACTCCGTCTGCCCGTGACATTGACATGGGTGCAGGTGGCGGTTCTCGTTCGGCTGCGGACATCATGAAAGTTGTTCGTCAGCGTACTCCGGGTCTTCGTCACATCTATAACAAGTTCCTGAAGAAGCAACCGGGTTTTGCTGGAAAGGTGACTCTCCGCTTCACGATTGCTCCAGGTGGCGATATTATCAGCATCTCCATCGCATCTTCGACAACCGGCTTCGGTGAATTCGATAATGCAGTGAAGAACACGGTAAAGCGCTGGACCTTCAGCAAGGTCAAATCGGGAAATACAACGGTGACGATTCCGTTCACATTCTCCGAATAA
- a CDS encoding tetratricopeptide repeat protein: MKKLFLVALALCTFAGVSYADPCKDKTNEAKSMLAKCKSMKKGSHEYKQCASSYNLLKTQAQQACRSGGMDENEMQAAIKQWRTQVDRCKGQQSSRCASALQQLGNYQYRLEEKYQVDKIAQYEEDVAWCEDRDNEPAKCKNLGSGPKVDHSKSLAYFLEYIDKYPKETRTPNVMYQASFVLEASGEDDKAYKLRMRLVKEFPDNGLVPKTWLRIAEYHFMNRKFRDAIDAYKRVTGFENLTGKEAALAMYHLAESYYNIAEYEIAAKTYFVYIVGSDAGKYPSDLRLEAMDFMAASFSDIDDGVRVAAKFLKDKDVKFKDSLYYRIGMKNKDHDRNEEAVQSFRYLLDINPDYVDAPLADVAMVEILIIQQKFDEAQEQRKLVVKRYSKNSSWYKKNKQYPKSVENAERAIRAAMLDIPQYDHAQAAKLMKEGDTEAAKKRYAVAIKGYNDFLNQYKNEPTWDEYKVYANLALVYQEMNQYAKSADMFNKIVDADTNRYGRRPLGSAAPYKKEDAGYNAVIMMDKARADAQKNKAEDDPVKAYNLPETKAYFAQVDKYMSKFSKQNEAVELAYNAAIVRYQAKQYKLAVTDFRNLKQNYPKNQYILLISRMLAQSLLESDQLDESQKEFEWLLKQYTEVKETRNDSMAKIIRTSIAAVLFQKADRAVKNGQFEQGALAYLDLVKHYPKEAFADKAVFEAGTAYEKANKFELAAQTFMMLPMNYGTSPLTIKGILRAAMDYKKAGKPEQAAQTFLFITNNFEKDSMAFAAIGFAAATYDSIPNKKMAAQTYEIAYKKYHDHEKTPGMLYSACLTYDEAKLPEEAIRCSKDLVRDYPKSSYALDAAFSIPIAYQNAKRWNEAVDAYIFFTKTYTTDKEKLIAAYIGTARAYRELKDDKNAAVYYKKTIDAYDKYGLQIKNADPGVPAEAAFYLGEMEFAKMADVQVAGKQKQKDAAVKQLTEILKSAVGHYSKSATYASEQWTFRATNKIGFLFVTMAAKIREQELNGKTDEEKFAERIGIVQQLPGYYDQAQPIFQKNIDLARDQGFYNADVIAAEEGYIEMYYQGCAVFVEVGDAFAKSPLPDSVEIVTQYVEYEGMTKEDAEVAAGEDLQAYREELESRSTAAREAAVPRCATGIRASEHYGIDNQWTQKLYELLRELDDQNEALQIKITKFDASKLFQDPTYFKTKARLDQVKASNVMTKEEQLATYQEILKDAEAENEKLRAELKELQARLAPPPSAAPTAPAAGAAQ; encoded by the coding sequence ATGAAAAAACTGTTTCTCGTCGCTTTAGCTCTATGCACATTTGCCGGCGTTTCCTATGCGGATCCCTGCAAAGACAAAACGAACGAAGCGAAAAGTATGCTTGCCAAGTGCAAGTCGATGAAGAAAGGCTCGCACGAATATAAACAGTGCGCAAGCTCTTACAATTTGCTGAAAACTCAAGCTCAGCAAGCCTGCCGCTCGGGCGGTATGGATGAAAACGAAATGCAGGCTGCAATTAAGCAGTGGCGTACTCAGGTGGACCGTTGCAAAGGTCAGCAGAGTTCTCGTTGCGCAAGTGCTCTTCAGCAGCTTGGTAACTACCAATATCGTTTGGAAGAAAAGTATCAAGTCGATAAAATCGCTCAGTACGAAGAAGATGTGGCTTGGTGCGAAGACCGCGATAACGAACCGGCAAAGTGCAAAAACTTAGGCTCGGGTCCGAAGGTTGACCACTCGAAGTCTCTTGCATACTTCCTCGAATACATTGATAAGTATCCGAAAGAGACTAGAACGCCGAACGTGATGTATCAGGCTTCGTTCGTTCTCGAAGCAAGCGGTGAAGATGATAAGGCTTACAAGCTCCGTATGCGTCTTGTCAAGGAATTCCCGGATAACGGTCTTGTTCCGAAGACTTGGCTCCGTATTGCGGAATATCACTTCATGAACCGCAAATTCCGCGATGCTATTGATGCATACAAACGCGTGACTGGCTTTGAAAACCTTACCGGTAAGGAAGCAGCTCTTGCGATGTATCACTTGGCAGAATCGTATTACAACATTGCTGAATACGAAATCGCAGCTAAGACTTATTTCGTTTACATCGTCGGTTCTGACGCTGGTAAGTATCCGAGCGACCTTCGTTTGGAAGCTATGGACTTTATGGCAGCATCGTTCTCGGATATCGATGACGGTGTTCGCGTTGCAGCAAAGTTCCTCAAAGACAAGGATGTTAAGTTCAAAGATTCTCTTTATTACCGTATCGGTATGAAGAATAAGGATCACGACCGTAACGAAGAAGCGGTGCAGTCCTTCCGTTATTTGCTCGATATCAACCCGGATTATGTGGATGCTCCTCTTGCTGATGTGGCAATGGTTGAAATTCTCATCATTCAGCAAAAGTTTGATGAAGCTCAAGAACAACGTAAGTTGGTCGTGAAGCGTTACAGCAAGAATTCTTCTTGGTATAAGAAGAATAAGCAGTATCCGAAGTCGGTTGAAAATGCAGAACGTGCAATTCGCGCTGCGATGCTTGATATTCCGCAGTACGATCATGCTCAAGCCGCTAAGTTGATGAAAGAAGGCGATACCGAAGCTGCAAAGAAGCGTTATGCTGTTGCGATTAAGGGTTACAACGACTTCTTGAATCAATATAAGAATGAACCGACTTGGGACGAATACAAGGTTTATGCAAACTTGGCTCTCGTCTATCAAGAAATGAATCAGTATGCTAAGTCTGCTGATATGTTCAACAAAATCGTAGATGCTGACACGAACCGTTATGGTCGTCGTCCGCTTGGCTCGGCTGCTCCTTACAAGAAGGAAGACGCTGGCTATAACGCTGTGATTATGATGGACAAGGCTCGTGCAGATGCCCAAAAGAACAAGGCAGAAGACGATCCGGTCAAGGCTTACAATCTCCCCGAAACGAAGGCTTACTTTGCTCAAGTGGACAAGTATATGTCCAAGTTCTCGAAACAGAACGAAGCCGTGGAATTGGCTTATAACGCAGCTATTGTTCGCTATCAAGCAAAACAATACAAGCTCGCTGTGACCGACTTCCGCAACTTGAAGCAGAATTATCCGAAGAATCAATACATTCTTCTCATCAGCCGTATGCTTGCTCAATCTCTTCTTGAATCCGATCAGTTGGATGAATCGCAGAAAGAATTTGAATGGTTGCTCAAGCAATATACCGAAGTGAAGGAAACTCGCAACGATTCGATGGCGAAGATTATTCGCACTTCGATTGCTGCTGTGCTCTTCCAAAAAGCAGATCGCGCTGTGAAAAATGGTCAATTTGAACAAGGTGCTCTCGCTTACTTGGATCTTGTCAAGCATTATCCGAAAGAAGCTTTTGCGGATAAGGCTGTGTTCGAAGCAGGTACTGCTTACGAAAAAGCAAACAAGTTTGAATTGGCGGCGCAGACCTTTATGATGCTCCCGATGAACTACGGCACTTCGCCGCTTACCATCAAGGGTATTCTCCGTGCTGCAATGGATTACAAGAAAGCAGGCAAGCCTGAACAAGCGGCTCAGACCTTCCTCTTCATTACGAACAACTTCGAAAAGGACTCGATGGCGTTTGCTGCAATCGGCTTTGCTGCGGCAACTTATGACTCGATTCCGAACAAGAAGATGGCTGCTCAGACTTACGAAATTGCCTACAAGAAGTATCATGATCACGAAAAGACTCCGGGCATGCTTTATAGCGCTTGCTTGACTTACGATGAAGCAAAACTTCCGGAAGAAGCAATTCGCTGCTCGAAGGATCTCGTTCGCGATTATCCGAAGAGCTCTTACGCTCTTGATGCTGCCTTTAGCATTCCTATCGCTTACCAGAACGCCAAGCGTTGGAACGAAGCGGTGGACGCTTACATCTTCTTCACGAAGACTTATACGACAGACAAAGAAAAGTTGATTGCTGCTTATATCGGAACAGCTCGCGCTTATCGCGAACTTAAGGATGATAAGAACGCTGCGGTTTACTACAAGAAGACAATTGACGCTTATGACAAGTACGGTCTGCAAATCAAGAATGCGGATCCGGGCGTCCCAGCAGAAGCTGCGTTCTACCTCGGCGAAATGGAATTTGCAAAGATGGCAGATGTCCAAGTTGCGGGTAAGCAAAAGCAGAAAGACGCTGCAGTCAAGCAGTTGACCGAAATTTTGAAGAGCGCTGTGGGTCACTACTCGAAGTCGGCAACCTACGCTTCGGAACAATGGACCTTCCGTGCAACGAACAAGATTGGCTTCCTCTTCGTCACGATGGCTGCTAAGATTCGTGAACAGGAACTGAACGGCAAGACCGATGAAGAAAAGTTCGCAGAACGTATCGGTATTGTGCAACAGCTCCCGGGCTATTACGATCAGGCTCAGCCGATCTTCCAGAAGAATATCGACTTGGCTCGCGATCAGGGCTTCTACAATGCGGATGTGATTGCTGCAGAAGAAGGCTACATTGAAATGTACTACCAAGGCTGCGCCGTATTCGTCGAAGTCGGTGATGCATTTGCAAAGTCTCCGCTGCCGGATAGCGTTGAAATTGTAACGCAGTATGTGGAATACGAAGGCATGACCAAGGAAGACGCAGAAGTGGCTGCAGGTGAAGATTTGCAGGCATACCGCGAAGAATTGGAAAGCCGTTCAACCGCTGCTCGTGAAGCTGCTGTGCCGCGTTGCGCAACTGGTATCCGTGCTTCGGAACACTACGGTATCGATAACCAATGGACGCAGAAGCTCTATGAACTTCTCCGCGAATTGGACGACCAAAACGAAGCTCTCCAGATTAAGATTACCAAGTTCGACGCTTCTAAGCTCTTCCAAGACCCGACTTACTTCAAGACGAAGGCTCGTTTGGATCAGGTGAAGGCTTCCAATGTGATGACGAAGGAAGAACAGTTGGCGACTTATCAGGAAATTTTGAAGGATGCAGAAGCTGAAAATGAAAAGCTCCGTGCAGAACTCAAAGAACTCCAAGCTCGTTTAGCGCCGCCTCCGTCAGCCGCTCCGACTGCTCCGGCAGCAGGTGCAGCTCAATAA